The Toxoplasma gondii ME49 chromosome III, whole genome shotgun sequence genome includes a window with the following:
- a CDS encoding CDP-alcohol phosphatidyltransferase superfamily protein (encoded by transcript TGME49_254540), translating into MHFPPAFLERVWTLRQRETRGLSTEARRLAAGVLRIPALLRGSSFFFQLFLSTGTAKRAPNSAGKPKCHHLFRLDAGLKQFTACVLQLAWMVFASPSAHPLCGRMRFRPLDADTTMASRFVSVPLLLLLVSSSPPSLSPLSSPYLSPSCSAPQLSAFPFSPLAAEAVLRGQTRPLGVDRLSAASKPLGASACASGLSPALGRRSKGSSVFVESDRRRRGETTRSARGASRGDGPKQRTAKSGESRQDSSPRSQGTVAGFLLPAAGFFQPRADLRHPQRLGVSASRTIADSAACSWSFAKGSKEVAQGARPRRETAGSLGAQRSDETGKRDSPFLRGDVGACRPLHLSLRIETLPIHRTTEDEKLQKGREGEDEKRREEEKREETKRRVKEDWTERHTLVNASGEATKTAEESQASFVSSGSLSATESHLEKTNSKQEHDSSSTLSSFFSASSSSPPLPSSSFSASSSKDSLASVATTCGHWSPGSWSRFCWAGLHGSACSAWVKERLPTVLSSLRLGASAALFASLFFPRCIVPSSLRRTEPLAVSALPCSPSFLSPTDAEDKPRLESAAAAASHLARGSVFSRVASGIGAASGVSVSSLLSSASHALAGALGLAARSASRLARSERSRAAVLPSPLFSSLLFTAAGLTDFLDGFLARRWDVCSPLGALLDALADKLLVAAALGGVSALAVPPFAELLGPPAVAICMRELAVQGLRLHLEQVGRGAAGTVQKLGKVKTATQMTALSLLLLLLPLYTGHRSRFASDLAARVAGEGEAPNVEAGAGAVEKNPQTLKRFWTASGDGRQAATPEADDTGRRRETDALSLDRCMSAVHLFSRQRTDPASASQPQASEKWFHRLENRICRLGQEPVFPVTELPRRLAPARLAEKAAVCLGKIRECVRWGTLAFGKSSSRRSDARQAPSNAQSPRVNAVSRLTRQTVSALQASSLWVAKSLTAVGSASFECMRRNLQCTLSADGKPTLLTLAVGGLWLAAGLALASGCMYTRGAFGGGDEKAPQEGKQDEAASRTVAETERLGPQKPRV; encoded by the coding sequence ATGCATTTTCCCCCCGCTTTTTTGGAGCGCGTATGGACGCTGCGGCAacgggagacgagaggactGAGCACTGAAGCTCGTCGACTTGCGGCTGGGGTGCTTCGCATCCCCGCTCTTTTGCGcggttcttcctttttctttcagcTCTTTTTGAGTACCGGGACAGCGAAACGAGCGCCAAATTCAGCAGGCAAGCCAAAATGCCACCATCTCTTTAGATTGGACGCTGGACTGAAGCAATTCACTGCGTGCGTCTTGCAACTGGCATGGATggttttcgcgtctccttcagctCATCCACTCTGCGGGCGCATGCGCTTCAGGCCTCTCGACGCTGACACCACCATGGCCTcgcgcttcgtctctgtccctctccttctgctcctcgtttcttcctcgcctccttctttgtctcctctctcttcgccttacctgtctccttcctgctctGCCCCGCAGctctccgcgtttcctttctctccgctggCGGCTGAGGCTGTGCTCCGAGGGCAGACGCGCCCGCTGGGGGTCGACCGACTGTCCGCAGCTTCGAAGCCTCTtggcgcgtctgcatgcgcctcagGACTCTCGCCGGCTCTTGGGAGACGATCTAAGGGGTCGTCGGTCTTCgtcgagagcgacagacgcaggcggggagagacgacgaggagtgcgagaggcgcgagcagaggagatgggccgaagcagagaacagcgaaaagcggagaaagcagacaagaCTCGTCGCCGCGCAGCCAGGGAACTGTGGCAGGCTTTCTCTTGCCTGCTGCAGGCTTCTTTCAACCGAGAGCCGACCTGCGCCACCCACAGcgtctcggcgtctctgcgtccagGACAATCGCGGACAGCGCCGCCTGCAGCTGGAGCTTCGCGAAGGGAAGCAAAGAGGTCGCTCAGGGGGCGCGaccgaggcgagagactgCAGGGAGTCTCGGCGCTCAGCGAAGCgacgagacaggaaaaagagacagcccATTTCTCAGAGGTGACGTCGGAGCATGTCGACCTCTCCACCTGAGTCTGAGGATCGAAACTCTCCCGATTCACCGGACgacggaagacgagaaactccagaaaggccgcgagggagaagacgaaaaacgacgagaagaagagaaaagagaagagactaAAAGGCGAGTGAAGGAAGACTGGACTGAGCGGCATACACTCGTCAATGCCTCGGGTGAAGCCACCAAGACCGCAGAAGAGTCTCAggcttctttcgtttcttcgggGTCCTTGTCTGCGACAGAGTCACACCTCGAAAAGACAAACTCCAAACAGGAACACGATAGCTCCTCTACACTGtcatcttttttctctgcttcgtcgtcctctcctcctcttccttcctcttctttctctgcttcgtcgtccaAGGATTCACTCGCGTCCGTCGCCACTACCTGTGGGCATTGGTCGCCTGGCTCATGGTCTCGTTTCTGTTGGGCTGGCCTCCAcggcagcgcatgcagtgcctGGGTGAAGGAACGGCTTCCGACGGTGCTGTCGTCCCTGCGTCTCGGCGCGTCTGCGGCGTTGTTTGCGTCACTCTTTTTCCCTCGGTGCAttgtgccttcttcgctgcgccGCACGGAGCCATTGGCCGTTTCGGCCTTGCCctgctcgccttcctttctctctccgacaGACGCCGAAGACAAGCCTCGCCTTGAGAGCGCAGCTGCGGCCGCTTCTCACCTGGCCCGGGgatccgtcttctctcgcgtcgcgtCGGGGATTGGCGCAGCGtctggtgtctccgtttcgtcgcttctctcgtctgcctcaCACGCGTTGGCGGGTGCGCTCGGCCTCGCTGCACGGTCTGCCTCGCGCCTTGCCCGTTCCGAGCGCTCTCGCGCCGCCGTcctgccttcgcctctcttttcctcgctcctcttcACTGCCGCGGGGCTCACCGACTTCCTGGACGGCTTCTTGGCGCGCCGGTGGGATGTCTGCTCGCCGCTCGGCGCGCTGCTCGACGCACTGGCCGACAAGCTGCTGGTCGCCGCGGCTCTCGGCGGTGTGTCTGCGCTCGCGGTGCCGCCGTTCGCGGAGCTGCTTGGGCCGCCCGCCGTCGCCATTTGCATGCGGGAGCTCGCGGTGCAGGGACTGCGTCTCCATCTCGAGCAGGTGGGCCGCGGAGCCGCGGGCACCGTCCAGAAGCTCGGGAAGGTCAAGACGGCGACGCAGATGActgcgctctctctgctgctgcttctcctccctctgtaCACTGGCCACAGGTCGCGGTTTGCTTCGGATCTTGCAGCGCGCGTCGcaggcgagggcgaggctCCGAACGTGGAAGCTGGCGCAGGGGCCGTCGAGAAGAATCCACAGACACTGAAGCGCTTCTGGACGGCCAGCGGAGACGGCAGACAGGCGGCGACGCCTGAAGCAGACGACACAGGcaggaggagggagacggacGCACTGTCTCTCGACCGCTGCATGTCCGCGGTTCATCTGTTTTCGCGACAAAGAACCGACCCTGCCTCGGCCTCGCAGCCGCAAGCGTCTGAGAAATGGTTTCACCGTCTGGAAAATCGGATCTGTCGTCTCGGGCAGGAACCGGTCTTCCCGGTTACCGAGCTCCCGAGGAGACTGGCGCCTGCGAGGCTCGCCGAGAAAGCCGCCGTTTGTCTGGGCAAGATTCGCGAGTGCGTCCGCTGGGGAACTCTCGCTTTCGGAAAGTCCAGCtctcgaagaagcgacgctCGGCAGGCGCCGAGCAACGCGCAGAGCCCGCGTGTCAACGCTGTCAGCCGCCTGACGAGACAGACAGTCTCCGCTCTTCAGGCGTCGAGTTTGTGGGTCGCGAAGAGCCTCACCGCTGTCGGCAGCGCGAGCTTTGAATGCATGCGGAGGAATCTCCAGTGCACACTCTCCGCCGACGGGAAACCGACGCTTCTCACGCTCGCGGTCGGCGGCTTGTGGCTCGCGGCTGGACTCGCCTTGGCGTCcggctgtatgtacacccgggGCGCGTTCGGCGGAGGGGACGAAAAGGCGCCGCAGGAGGGGAAACAGGACGAGGCTGCGAGCCGGACTGTTGCGGAGACTGAACGTCTCGGGccgcagaagccgcgagtCTAG